The sequence CCCCACGGAGAACCTTCCCCTGCTGGAGCCGCTGCGTGCCCTGCCGATTATCGGAAACCCCCTGGCCGACCTGATCCAGCCGGATCTGAGGGTGCTGGTCAACCTCGGTTACGGGGATCCCGACTTCGGCTATTCGACGGGGCCGGCGAACGTGCCCACGCCGGCCGGCTTCCTGCCCAACGTCGACCTCATCGATCTGTTGACCGACTTGGTCAAGGGCGCGCAGCAGGGTTGGAATGACGCGTTCAACAGCGTGACCTTCGAAGCGTTGGTACCGAACTTCGCCGCGGCTCCGACGGGTTCGCCGCTGGACATCCTCACCGGGGTCACCGGTATCACCGCCCCTCCGGTTCCGGTACCCACGATCATTCCGGGTGACACCGTCGGCAACATCATTTCGGTAATCCAGGCGCTGGGTGCCAATACGTTCGCAAATCTGACCTTGGCGCTGGGAGTTAACGCCGCGGCGTTCCTGCCGCCGGTGCAGATGGCCCTAGAGGCCGTGACCACCCTGCCGTCGGTCAACATCAACGCCGTCCTCTCTGCGGTCGACACGCTGGCCGGGGGCGACGTCGCCGGTTTCATCAGCACCCTTGGTGCCATACCCGGCGAGGACATCACCATCGGCCTTTTCGCGGCGCTGGTGTTCGCCGACGACATTCTCAATGCCGTGGCGGCCGACCTCGTGGCGCTGCAGGGAGCTGTTGACGGTGGCCTCGAAATCCTTTCCGCCTTTGTGCCGTAACCGGGAAACCGCACTGCCGCCATCTCCTGAGGAGGTCGGGTAATGACATCGCCGAGGCGCCTTTCTGGTCTGCCCTGCGCCATCGCCGGCAGCGCCCTGCTGTGGCTGACGGCGTCCACACCAATCCCGTTCGGGGTGCCGACAACCCCGGCAGTGACGTTGCTGGACAGCGAGGCATGGATCATGAGCGGCACCGGACCCTGTTGCCTAACACCCGAATCCCCGTGGTCGCAGCCGACGCAGGGATTGATCCAGGCGGTTGTCGACCGTTTCATCACCGGCACCATTGCGCCGGCTAACGTCGGCCCGCATTACTCCGTCGACAGCTCTTACGGTCTGGCCACCCCCGAGCAGCTTCACCCGTTCACCGGCTTGGAAAGCCTGTCCTTCGACACGTCGGTGCAGTGGGGTGCCGACGTCCTCGACGAACAGATCCGGACCCAGATCGCCGCCGGCAACAGCGTGGTGGTGTTGGGCGTCTCGCAGAGCGCGTCGATCATCACCCGTGAGATGAGCTACTTGGCCACCCTGCCCGCCGATGAGCGGCCGGACATCGATCAGTTGGCCTTCGTCCTGCTCGGGGACGGCAACAATCCCAACGGCGGCCTGCTGGAACGCTTCGACGGTGCCGACATCCCCGCCCTGCTGACGTTCTCCGGCGCGACCCCGGACAATCTGTATCCGACGGACGTCTTCACGCTCGAGTACGACGGGTGGGCGGACTTCCCGAAGTACCCGCTCAATATCGTGGCCGACCTCAACGCCCTGCTGGGCATGGCTACCGTGCACGGCACCTACGCGGCTCTCACGCCCGAGCAACTTGCGACGGCTATCGAGCTGCCGACGGCCGGCGACACCATGACCCACTATTGGATGATTCCCACCGGTTATCTGCCACTGCTCCTACCGTTCCAGCAACTCGGCGTCCCGGCGTGGCTGATTCACCTGATCGAGCCGGCCTTGCGGGTGATCGTCAATCTTGGCTACGGCGACCCCGACCATGGGTGGTCAGCCGGACCGGCGAACGCTCCCACCGTGGCCGGACTTTTCCCCACGGACGTCAATCCGTTCGCGGTCCTCGAAGATCTGGTCGACGGCGCCCTACGCGGAGCAGACGCGGCGCTCACCGACCTCGGGCTGCCAACGTTGCCGTCGCTGATCACCGACCCCGTCACTTACCTGGCGACTGCTCTCGGTTCCTTGGCTGATCAGACCGATCCGCTTATCCACGCCGTGAGTTCCGGTCTGCACGACGCGGTGAACAGTGTCGTCATTCCCGACTGGCTCGCGGCCGCACTCAGTCCGGTTTCCGGCGCGCTCAATAGCCTCGACAGCGTGGTCGGCCATGTCATCAACGATCAGCTCGATCCGCTGATCCAGCAGGCCGTTTACGCCCTCGGCGACCCGCTGCGAGACGCCCTCACCGACATCGGCGCCGACGACCGGCTCACCAATGCCGTCTACGTCATCGAGCAGCTGTTGCCCGTCGTTCTGGGCGCGCCGGCCAACTTCGTCACCAACGACCTGCATTTCCTCGCCGAAGGGACGAACCAGTTAGTCGCCGGTGACTTCGGCGGGTTTGTGGACCAACTCGAGCTCATCCCCGCCGGCGACATCACCATGGCCGCGCTGATGGGCCTCGGGTTGCCGTTTCTGGCGCTGCAGTCCATCCTCGCCGGCGTTCCGCTCACCATCTGACCCGGGCTGGGCTCGGCGGTCCGATGGCGAATCACGGATCGCGTCTGCCGCAATCTGGCGCAGGTGGCCGCAGACGCGTTCCCAACGCCGCCGCGCGCGCTCAGTGTCCTGATCCACGAAGCTTGCCACCAGGATTCCGCGCAGCGCGTCCATGGCGGTGTAGACGACGTTGCGGATCTCCTTTTGCGCGGGATGCCCGGGCATCAGCTGGGCGATCGCAGCGACCAGGGTGCCGTTGACGACGGCTTCCACCCTCTCGATGTGCTGAGCGAGGACCCGGTCGGTGCGGGCGGCGACCCAAAGTTCCACGGTGGCAATGAACATCGGCCCCTGGTGGGCCTCCCACAGGAAGTCGAGGGCCGTCGCCACCGGGTCCGGGATCGACCGAATCTGACCGAGCTCCCGAATGGCGGCCTGGGTGCGCTGCTGGGCGAGATGTTCGATCGCGGCGACGACGAGGTCTTCCTTCGACCGGAAATGGTGGATCTGGGCGCCCCGGGTGACGCCGGCCAACTCGGCGATGCGCGGCGTAGTGGTGCCGGCGTAGCCGTAGGTCACCAAGCATTCGATGGTGGCGTCGAGCAGGCGGGTCCGCATCGCTGCACTGCGCTCTGCCTGGGTGCGCCGTACTGGAGGTGCAGTGCCGCTCGCGGCCATCCACCCACCTCCCCGATTGGTCCTGTCGCAGCTCCCTGCGTCGGCCTAACTTTGCAGAGAAGCGTTTACATACGTTCCCGAGGGTATGCAACTTCCTCAGCATAACCGCGCCGGACGGGGACGCCTCCCACGCCACGCGGAGGTCGCGGACTGCCTCGCCTGCGCAGCATTCGGGGGTCTGAGCCAGCTCCGCTCACCAAAGCATGTGCACCTGCTCGGCCCAGCCGAGCAGACCGTCGACGGCAACACTCGTCCCGTCGTCGGTGCGGATCCG is a genomic window of Mycolicibacter heraklionensis containing:
- a CDS encoding PE-PPE domain-containing protein; amino-acid sequence: MTSPRRLSGLPCAIAGSALLWLTASTPIPFGVPTTPAVTLLDSEAWIMSGTGPCCLTPESPWSQPTQGLIQAVVDRFITGTIAPANVGPHYSVDSSYGLATPEQLHPFTGLESLSFDTSVQWGADVLDEQIRTQIAAGNSVVVLGVSQSASIITREMSYLATLPADERPDIDQLAFVLLGDGNNPNGGLLERFDGADIPALLTFSGATPDNLYPTDVFTLEYDGWADFPKYPLNIVADLNALLGMATVHGTYAALTPEQLATAIELPTAGDTMTHYWMIPTGYLPLLLPFQQLGVPAWLIHLIEPALRVIVNLGYGDPDHGWSAGPANAPTVAGLFPTDVNPFAVLEDLVDGALRGADAALTDLGLPTLPSLITDPVTYLATALGSLADQTDPLIHAVSSGLHDAVNSVVIPDWLAAALSPVSGALNSLDSVVGHVINDQLDPLIQQAVYALGDPLRDALTDIGADDRLTNAVYVIEQLLPVVLGAPANFVTNDLHFLAEGTNQLVAGDFGGFVDQLELIPAGDITMAALMGLGLPFLALQSILAGVPLTI
- a CDS encoding PE-PPE domain-containing protein, with translation MALTATISAPFAYGDDVTLVLGGTGLSVPNPPPGFIIGGTDKFVTPNFPGFTSAHAQGVYTPEQLYPLTGVSSLTLNQSVAAGANTLNNAILRQIAEGNHVVVLTDSQSSVVAGEVMRLLAALPADQQPSADELGFVLLVDPNNPNGGLFARYPDLAFPALGVTFNGATPPDTIYPTAVYTLEYDGASDYPQYPINILADLNAIAGFLFVHPTAGNLTPEQIASAIELPTDPAYGTATTYYMVPTENLPLLEPLRALPIIGNPLADLIQPDLRVLVNLGYGDPDFGYSTGPANVPTPAGFLPNVDLIDLLTDLVKGAQQGWNDAFNSVTFEALVPNFAAAPTGSPLDILTGVTGITAPPVPVPTIIPGDTVGNIISVIQALGANTFANLTLALGVNAAAFLPPVQMALEAVTTLPSVNINAVLSAVDTLAGGDVAGFISTLGAIPGEDITIGLFAALVFADDILNAVAADLVALQGAVDGGLEILSAFVP